CGCCTCGGCGCCTGGCCAGCTGGCAGCCTGCGAGCCGGCCTCCTCTGAGACACGCTACTGAGCGGAGCAGAGGAAAGCTGATCGCTGCTGGAGGGCTTGGGGACCAGAGGAAGCACATCCCTCCACAGCATGTGGGTGTCCTGCGCCAAGGGCTTGTGGCAAGCCCGGCTCCCGCACggagagcagagcagccaggtgacttCAGCAGCAGCTAGTGCATGTTTGAAGAGTGTGAGACACACAATGAGGACCAGTCCCTTGAGTCACATCACACCAAGGAAAAGGGCTCCCCACGATCAGTCTCTTGCTGCCTCCCTGTCTATCGTAGCCACACAGTCACCCCAAGCAGTGGCCTTTTTGGTGGCCATGCAAATCAGATCAGATCTCATTGCCCAGCTGAGGAGCCAAAGGGACAGTGCCCTCCACATGGCTGGAGAAGGTGGCTTGTGGCACCCTCTGCTCACAACTGGCCTCTCTCCCCCATCTGCAAAGTGCAAAACCTCTCTTGCCTCTCCCAAAcctcctgctctctcctgctAGCTTAGCACCTGGCTCCTGGCATGGATGCCAGCCGGCTGTTGCCCAAATCCAGGCTTGGAGACGCCGGGCGCTGCTCAGCTGGGTTTGTGTTTGTTATCCCATTCATTTGCatggggaggatttgggggaaaaCCCAGATGTACAACGCTGAGCAGAACAGGCACTAATCCCTGCTCCAGGGGtagtgggggggcggggggaggggggacaggagTGCTGGCTCCAAACCGCTCCCAGCTCAGCTCCGATGGCTTTAGCCTGCACAGACAGGAGAGGCTCCCagggggtccctccctgcctcagaGTTTGGGGTGAGCCATGCCGCGGGGAGGGTGCCATAGCCAAGTGTCCCCCATCGCCGCTTGGCCAAGCTAGGTCTGCTCAGTGGCAGCGGATGGGTTGTCATGGAAACGGCATCTGCTCAGCCTCAGCCCCCCGGGAGGCAGCCGGACCTCAGCAGCATCCGCCGgctaccatttatttttaatagggtTCAGCAGCGCTGGGTGGCTTTGTCTCCACAAGGGCCCCTGAGCAGCAGTGAGCGCTCAGCTCCCCGTCACCCTCAGTCAGGAGGGGACAACCCACATGTTTCCTGGTTCAGGTTCCCACAGCTCCAGCGAGCAGGACCCTCTCATGGGGAGGGTAAACACGGTCAGATGAGCAAGTCTGAGTTCAGTCCATACTGTTTTCACAGGCTGCTTCCACTGTCCCAGCACCTTTTGACTCGATAGGAGttgggaaaggaggaacaggggCAGGTCTAGGTTGGTGAGGGCAAGCCCTGGAGAGCATGGTCCATCACAAAGGCCCTTTgcaccctccttccctctccccaggctggagcagtgTCTCTAGAATAGCATCGCTGCCTGGCTTGGCTGATGAATGCAGCTACCATGGGGGATGGAGTATCCAAGGGGGACCTTGGATCAGGCTACTGCTGAGGGACTTGGTGGGgtcccaggagcaccccaagagCAGTAGGTAcaaggcaggagagcagcacagTGCTCTACACTTTCACCTGCTCACAACTGCTAAAGGAGCAGAGGGAATCGATATGGGACACAGAGGATGAGGTGCTGGGCAAAGGGGTCAACTCTGAAGCGGGTCTCTGGTGCACTGGGGAACCAGCTGCCACGTGAGGCCAGCCATGAGTGTCAGTCTGCTCCTCTGGCAGTGCCAGAGCGGTGTCAGCAGCGTTTCAAGCCCATGCCTGTCCTCCAAGATGCCAGCAGCATCCCGCCCTAACAATCGCCAAGGAGCTGGGCAAGCCTACGGTGCCTCCTCACACTGGCACCGGTGGTGGAGCCAGGCCACCACACCACCCTCACTCATGGGAGCAGTGGAACAGGACACCCCTGTAGCTCCATCCAAGTTCCCTGGTCCATGGCAGTGGCATGCAAGTCCCCCTTGCAGGGCAGCACACACCTGGGATGTGGGAGGAACCCAGGAGTCCTGGCTCCCGTGCCCGGCTCCGCCATGCAGCGCTGACAAGGCACTAGTGTCGGCACCACAGCAGGACTCATCTCAAAGCCACCATGCTGACCAGGGGAGCCGGCCTCGCGTGCAGAGCACGCAGGAACACCAAGCCTGCACTCGCTTCCCCAAACAAGCGCCGGCTCCACTGTGCCGGCAGCTCAGCATCCTCGGCTGCCCTCTGGGAATGTtggccaagcagcaggcagggagcgcGGCTGGCTCCAGCCAACGGGAGACATGACGCCATCCCTTATCTCTCCAGGGAGAAGGCAAATTGCGTCCTCCAGGCTCAGGTGCACCAGTGCCGGTAAAAGCTAATTTTGATGCAGAAGGTTCCCTTTATGTTTGTCATTACTATTCATGCCACCATCAGGCTAAACACAAGTTAACCCTTTGGAGGGGGGACTGCAGTGGATGTTTCAAGGAGGAGGAATAATGCAGGTTTCCTCCTGAAAGAGTGCTTCCCATGGTGGTTTAGCCCTGGAGATGTTTGAAAGGGAGCTGGGGCAGGTTGTCTCCTGCCCAACCACACTCAGCTctgagctggggcagaggggcacACACTgggaacagggtgatcaggcatGTTGGGGGCATGCCTTCAGGAGACACTCCAGGTGCTCCCGGTGGCAGTGCATTACCATCAACAGGCAGCTTACACCACCCACATCCTTTGCCACAAGCAGCGATCCTCAAACACAGCTGTGATTTACATGTCCCCTGCGCACAGGCCTGCTCCTGACAGGTGGCATCACCAGTGCCTGCACCATGAGTCCCAGAGTCCTCACATGGGGACCCTGCCAGCCCATCCCAGGGTTAGCCCTTCCTTTCCCAGACCCTGCACTGCTGCACCAGTTGACACTCTCTCCTCCCCTGTACAGTTCTCCAAGGAGAAATACATCCTTGACTCATCACCAGAGAAGCTTCACaaggagctggaagaggagctgaAGCTGAGCAGCACCGACCTGCGCAGCCACGCTTGGTACCATGGCCGCATTCCCCGGGAGGTGAGGAGGGGAAGGTGGGTTGCTCCGGGCACCCTTTGCTTGGGCTGCTCTGGGAGAGCAGCCTGAGGCCACACAGAGCCACCAGCCTGCTGCGAAGCCGCTGGGCAAGGGCTTCATTAGCTCTGAGCTGCCTGGTTTTGCCACGGGAAATGCTCTCCTGCAGCTCAGAGCCGGGGGCAAGGGGAACAAGCCAATGCTCCAAATAACACCCCAGCAGAGCATCCGCCCAGCCTGAGccactgccctgtcccctgccaggtGTCGGAGAGCCTTGTGCAGAGGAACGGTGACTTTCTCATCCGCGACTCGCTCACCAGCCTGGGTGACTATGTGCTGACGTGCCGCTGGCGCAATGAGCCCCTCCACTTCAAGATCAACAAGGTGACGGTCAAGTCCAGCGAGGGCCATACCCGCGTCCAGTACCTCTTCGAGCAGGAGAGCTTTGACAACGTGCCTGCCCTCGTCCGCTTCTACGTGGGCAACCGCAAGGCCATCTCTGAGCAGAGTGGAGCCATTGTCTACTGCCCCATCAACCGCACCTTCCCCTTGCGCTACCTGGAAGCCAGCTACGGGCTGGCCAACGGCAAGCATGGGGGACCCCATAGCCCCGCCAGCCAGAAAGGGGGGCACATAAAGAGGAGGAGCATCACCATGACAGACGGCCTGACAGCAGACAAGATCACCAGGGCTGAGGGTTGCCCAACCAGGTGAGCACACAGTCTCATCCCAGCTCAGCTGGGCAGAGGACGAGCCCCTGGGAAAGAGGCAGGGCCACACTTGGTCCCTGCTCCCTGGGTGCAGGGCAGGGATTTGGGAATGGAAACTGTCCCCACTCAGGTGTGGGGAGAGACCAGCAAAGGTATGGGGGGGAGGAACCGGTACACAGCTGGAACTGGGGTTTTCTCCCAGGCCAGCTGCCAGCTAcactgagctgctgcagcagacaCCCAGTGAGCAGACATGACTTTAGCATCGGAGGCCAGAAGCCAGAGTGTTTTACAATCACCCAGTCCAGGATTAGCAGCGTGTCAGGGCTTGTCAGAGCCAGGGAGCCAAGGTTTCCCAGGCAGATACAAGGGGAGAGCCAATCCCAGCCACCAAGAGGGCATTTGTTGACTTGTTTTTGAAGGGCCCTTTTAGTTTTAGAGACCTTTGTGTTCAGCTGGAGCATTTTCAAGGAGTTACCAAGCAGAGCTGAAAGCCTGATGGTGGGAGGAAACCGAAGGAGTTGTGCTGATGGGGGTCTGCACAGCCCCCAGATCACAGCCTGCGAGTGGCTGATCTGCTCACATTAACCTTGGAGCAGTTAGGCTCCCCTGGGGGTGGAGAAGGGGATTTCCTTTGCATGGCTAGTTttcagcagccccaggctgctcagagcccagaAGGGGAGGCAGAGCCGCACATATATGCTCACATGCAGCAGCTGAGGGGGCACCCCATCTACTCCTGCCTTCCTAACGGGACACAGCCTGTCATGGAACCAAGATGCTTTCTCGCCACCCTGACCTTCTCAGCCCAAGGGCAGGGTGAAAACATGCCAGCAGAAAACAGGCAACAAACTGTTAcggcagggaaaagaaaaacactcagAATTCCAGGAGAGCATATGTGTTTCCACAAGAAGAGCCCAGATCCATCAGTTTTTCCTCACCACTCACATCTTCTCCAAACCCCTTATCACCGCCACTGctctcccatcctcctccccccgcagAGGCACAGCACTCAAGACTAAAGACATCACAGCAGCCCAGCCCtcacccatggcagggggggcagTGAATTACCTGCCATGCCTCCTTGCAACCCTTCCTGAGCCCATTGGCACACAGTGTTAGCATCAGGCCACAACTGCTGCCCCACCAGCCTAAGAGACCTCCTTGCTTGCTATGCAGCTCCTTGAGCACTCCCAGTGCAGCTCACCAACCCAGACACCTCACTGCTTCCATCGGGTATCTACTGAGCTCACAGTCCAGCTTCCAGGCACTTCTCCTAAGCTTTGGGTCAGAGCAACAACTCACCTAAGCATCCCAACACAGCTCACCTAACCAACCTTGCAGCACAACCCTGGAAAACTACCCTCCATGACTTCTTTGCCAGAGCCACTTCCCCACAGTACCCTAGAGCCGAGCTATCCCATCATACCTTAGCATCAGggcatccctgtcccctgctccATACAACCAAACTCCCTGAAGGAAGGGCCGTCTCTGCTTTATATAGGTACTGAAcccttctgctcccagctgcctgcagagacTGCCCACTCGTTGCTCCAGCTGAGCTCGTTACGGGTTCAGCTCATTATGGGTGGTTTTGGAAGGAGGTGATGACCTGAGGGGAGGTGATGGGACAGCAAACCCtcatcccagcccctctgcccttgCTTGGGCCCCATTTGCAGGGACTAACTTGCCCCatctgtccccctccccagtgtGTCCCTACCCCATCACAGAGACATCATTCGCAACTGTGCCGTCAGCGTGGACCAGATCCAAGACCTGCACTCCCCGATGTCCCCCATCTCCGAGAACCCAGCGTCACCCGCCTATAGCACGGGTAGGCATCACCCCTCCATCCCACTGGGGACAGTGGAGACGTGGGTCAGGCTGGGCTTGGTATGGGTGCGATATGAGGACCTGGGGCGGGGGACGGAGCTGGCTGTAAAGACAAGCCCCTGCATCACTCCCTGCAAGTGAAACCCTGTCTGGCTCTCTGCACAGCAAAGAAAACTGTCCTGACAGAGGGCTTGAGCTGAGGATGGGACCTTCAGCGAGTCCTCAGACACATAATCATGCAGCTGTCCTGGGACAGCCGAGTCCCTTCAGGCAGCAGGGCTTTCCCTGAGCTCCATGTCCCCGGGCTGCTGCATCCATGTCCCCTGTGCACGTGCCCATCTCCAGGCTCTGATAACAGCATCTCCTCTGTTCCTTACAGTTACACGGCTAAAGCCACACGCCTGCCAAGCAGCCGGGATTGCCCCGGCCTCTCCAGTCATAAGAAGGTCCAGCGAGCCCCAGCTGTGCCCGGGGAACAACAGCAAACCTCTGCCAGACCCTGCCCACAGCACCCACTCGACTCCCTGCCACGGGTACACCCGcgcctccccctctccctccgtGAACAGCTACAGTGACCCGGACACGGGGCATTACTGCCAGCTCCACCCCACCTCGCCCATCAGCAGAGACCGGCCAGCTCATGACATCAAGCAGCTGCCAACAAAGAGCTATGTGGAGAGGCTAAAGGtggaggaaggacagagagggACTGTGGAGAACGGCTCCGGGGAAGCAGAGGCAGGGCAGAGGCTGAAAGGAGAGCTGGACTTCGTGGGCTTTGTGCCCCCCACCATGGAGACAACCTCCTCCTTCAACCCTGTAGCCTTCCAGTCCCTGCTTATCCCCCTGGAGAACAAACCCCTGGAGATGGCCGTGCTCAAGAAGGTCaaagagctgctggcagaggtggaCGTGAAGACGCTGGCCAAACACATCACCAAAGTGGACTGCCTGGTATGGCCAGGGCCAGGCGGGGGGGACGGGCACTGCTGCCCTCCAATTGCTCTGGTTTGGCAGGGGATCGGAGCACCCCCGAGCATCGGGCCATGCCCGAGCATTGGAGCATCCCTGCTGGGCCCTGCCATGCTGTATCAGCCAGGGCAAGCAGAGGCTGGGCTGGCGCAAGAGGCTGCCCGAGGACGCTTCAAGCCTCTCCTCAATTAACAAAGGTCTAATCAGCTCTCACCTTTCTTGCCAGGTCGCCCGGATATTGGGTGTGACAGTGGAGATGCAGCGGCTCATGGGGGTGAGCTCCGGCATGGAGCTGct
The genomic region above belongs to Larus michahellis chromosome 15, bLarMic1.1, whole genome shotgun sequence and contains:
- the SH2D3C gene encoding SH2 domain-containing protein 3C isoform X2 → MTAVGRRFPTLGQGSHHDGLESGSEYVKFSKEKYILDSSPEKLHKELEEELKLSSTDLRSHAWYHGRIPREVSESLVQRNGDFLIRDSLTSLGDYVLTCRWRNEPLHFKINKVTVKSSEGHTRVQYLFEQESFDNVPALVRFYVGNRKAISEQSGAIVYCPINRTFPLRYLEASYGLANGKHGGPHSPASQKGGHIKRRSITMTDGLTADKITRAEGCPTSVSLPHHRDIIRNCAVSVDQIQDLHSPMSPISENPASPAYSTVTRLKPHACQAAGIAPASPVIRRSSEPQLCPGNNSKPLPDPAHSTHSTPCHGYTRASPSPSVNSYSDPDTGHYCQLHPTSPISRDRPAHDIKQLPTKSYVERLKVEEGQRGTVENGSGEAEAGQRLKGELDFVGFVPPTMETTSSFNPVAFQSLLIPLENKPLEMAVLKKVKELLAEVDVKTLAKHITKVDCLVARILGVTVEMQRLMGVSSGMELLTLPHGHQLRLDLLERFHTMSIMIAVDILGCTGSTEERAALLHKTIQLAAELKSTMGNMFSFAAVMNALEMTQIARLEQTWMVLRQRHTEGAILYEKKLKPFLKSLNEGKEGPPLTNTTFPHIMPLVTLLERDKALTDTPEPWETTDNGVEVVMAHLEAARMVAHHGGLYHTNAEVKLQGFQARAELLEVFSTEFQLRLLWGSRGAESSQAERYEKFDKVLTALSHKLEPAVRFSEL
- the SH2D3C gene encoding SH2 domain-containing protein 3C isoform X3 — encoded protein: MTERCSLWSALSAAACCFYRGSFMQVQFSKEKYILDSSPEKLHKELEEELKLSSTDLRSHAWYHGRIPREVSESLVQRNGDFLIRDSLTSLGDYVLTCRWRNEPLHFKINKVTVKSSEGHTRVQYLFEQESFDNVPALVRFYVGNRKAISEQSGAIVYCPINRTFPLRYLEASYGLANGKHGGPHSPASQKGGHIKRRSITMTDGLTADKITRAEGCPTSVSLPHHRDIIRNCAVSVDQIQDLHSPMSPISENPASPAYSTVTRLKPHACQAAGIAPASPVIRRSSEPQLCPGNNSKPLPDPAHSTHSTPCHGYTRASPSPSVNSYSDPDTGHYCQLHPTSPISRDRPAHDIKQLPTKSYVERLKVEEGQRGTVENGSGEAEAGQRLKGELDFVGFVPPTMETTSSFNPVAFQSLLIPLENKPLEMAVLKKVKELLAEVDVKTLAKHITKVDCLVARILGVTVEMQRLMGVSSGMELLTLPHGHQLRLDLLERFHTMSIMIAVDILGCTGSTEERAALLHKTIQLAAELKSTMGNMFSFAAVMNALEMTQIARLEQTWMVLRQRHTEGAILYEKKLKPFLKSLNEGKEGPPLTNTTFPHIMPLVTLLERDKALTDTPEPWETTDNGVEVVMAHLEAARMVAHHGGLYHTNAEVKLQGFQARAELLEVFSTEFQLRLLWGSRGAESSQAERYEKFDKVLTALSHKLEPAVRFSEL